The segment TTTACCCCCACAAATCCTAAAATCACAGCACAAATTATCAGTTTTAAGAGTTTCTTTTTAAGTTTAAAACGTTTCATTATTACCCACCGCCTTGGAATAAAATATACCATAATTCCCTCACAATCACAATTGAATGGGTGCATCATGAACAATATTTCACATACGCACATACTTGAATTTACTATAAGTTTATATGTGGATAGTGTAGAATAAACTTAGGAGGTAATTATGACAAACGAAAATTCAATGAAGCACATGATTAAACTTTCTTTTAAAGAAGAAGTTCTTAACTGTGTCTCGCACGGAATCATGGCGCTTGCACTTCTTATAAGCCTTCCCTATGTTTCCATTCATGCATATCAAGATGGTGGCGCACTCCTTGCTACTGGAGAAGCGGTATTCGTAATTTCATTATTCTTTATGTTTTTAGGATCTACCCTTTATCATTCAATGGAGTATGGTTCGAATCATAAGTATATCTTTAGATTTCTGGATCACAGTTTTATTTTTGTGGCAATCGCTGGAAGTTATACTCCAATAGCACTTTATGCCATTGGCGGTACATTTGGAATTGTGATTGTTCTAATTCAATGGCTTATGGTAGTATTAGGAATTCTTTATAAGGCTCTGGCTAAGAATGCTAAGCCATCCATTACAGTTGGGATTTATCTAGTGATGGGATGGACTGCTGTCGTCTTAATTCCACGCTTACTAGAAAATACAACGCCCTTATTTCTCGGACTGATTGTCCTTGGTGGTGTCTTGTATAGCATTGGGGCATGGTTTTATATGCAAAAAGATAAAAAGTATTATCATTTTATTTGGCATTTATTTATTAATTTAGCGTCGCTTGCGCATTTTATCGCAATTGTATTCTGTATGGCATAAAAAAAGAGCAGATTAATCATCTGCTCTTTTATATGGGCAATCAAAGACATATTCTTGATCTGCATCCACAACACGTCTCATATCGCCATCCGCGACATAATCATGTTCATGCATCCATTCTGCAATTCCCGTATGAACATCCACAAATGAATCCGCAACAATACGTATCAACTCATCGGGTTTCTCTTGAACAAACTTAATCGGTCCAAGGTCTTCAATCGGCTCTTTCACAGCAATGAAAAGCTTAACATCAACAAGTTCGATACGGTCTTCTGAATCATATGCCACTGTATAGTTATATTCTGGCTCTGTTAGTTCTACATTAAGACGAATCAACTCATTGCGTAATGAATCAATTGCTTTTAAGTATAGATCACGAGAATAATCGGGTACCGTAATCTCCATTGTAGCCAGCCACATTTTATCTAATGAAAGTTTTTCAATCTTATACGCCATAAAATACTCCTTTTTACCATTATAACATAAAAAAAGGCTCTTGCCTTTTTTTAACTTAAATCAACTTCAGTTACCCAATAAGTTTACGAATATCGTTGAACATTATGAATACAAAGAGCGCCATAATCATTGCAACGCCAAGAGACATAATGGCATTTTCAATTTTTTCTGGAATCGGTCTTCGAATAATCATCTCGATAAGGGTTAAGAGCGCACGTCCACCGTCCATTACAGGAATCGGAACAAGGTTGATAACCGCTAAACTTACGGATAATTGTGCAATAAGGCTCAAGAAGAAAATAAATCCTTGACTTGAAATTTGAGATGTTACTTGGTAAATCCCAATTGGACCACCCACAGCATTGAGACCCACACCATGAACAAGTCTGCTTAGTACAAAACCAAGTTGCTGGATAATTGTTCCCAGCATTGTAAAGCCCATCATGATCGATTCAAAAAACCCTAAATCGCGATGTTCACCACTCACTGCTTGAACACCAATGAGATACCGTTCTTCTTCTTTATTGAATTCAGGTTTTAGTTTTGTATCAACTTCTTGACCATCTCGCATTACCGTAATGGTAACTTCATGATCTTCATAAACCATAATACTCGTAACGAGCTGATTAAAATCATGAGGAATCACGACTTTCCCATCATCAAATGTTAGTTTTGTAATTTCATCTTGAACGCGTAGTCCAGCCTTTTCTGCCGGTGACCCTTCCGCAACACCTGCCACAATGGGTTTGGGTGCATCAACCGTACCGAGATGCATTGAAAGCCCTGTGAAAATCACAAACGCTAACACTAAATTCATAAAGATACCGGCAAGCATCACAATAAGACGCTTCCAAGGTTTAATCCCAACAATGGTTCGTTCACGTTCGACACCAAAGTCCGCTTCACCTGGTTCACCAGCCATCGATACAAATCCCCCTAAGGGCAATGCACGAATTGAGAAACTGGTTTCCCAATTTTCTTTCTTATATTCGAAAACTTTAGGTCCCATTCCAATTGCGAATTCATTACAATAGACGCCAAAAGCCTTTGCCGCCATAAGATGACCTAATTCATGAATGAATACAATCAATCCCATAACGAGAACAAAATAAAATATATTAAGTAATACTTGCATGCAAACCTCCTATACAAAGATTGTAAGTATAATATTGAATGTCAAGAGTGCGAAAATCACACTATCAACACGATCCAAGACACCCCCATGACCTGGGAATATATAGCCAAAATCCTTAACATCAAAATGGCGTTTAATTGAGCTAAATGCTAAATCGCCAATTTGACCAATAAAAGGGATTATAAGTGACCCTGCAATGACAGCATTTAAGGGTACGTAGTTAAGAATAAATACTGAACCAAAGATAAAGGATAATATTGCGGACATCGCATAACCGATCACCGCACCTTCAATCGTTTTCTTTGGAGAAATCCGCTCAATGAGTTTATGCTTTCCAAATAGCATACCTCCAAAATACGCAAACGTATCAGTTAGGTATGTAGCAAGAAGTACATAAATAAATACAAACTTATCATAGTTCAATACTACGCTCACAGCTTGCACCGCAAGAACTAACATCATTATGAGGATAAACATATAGGAAACATTATCAAAGGTAAACCATTCGAAAAATACCGTCAGTGCAAAAAGCGTCATGATTAAGACAGCAGTATAGGATGGCAAATAATCGGCTTGAATTAAGCCACCTGTTATGGTAAATGCGATGATTATAGGGACAATAACGGGCTTTAATCGCGATTTATTGAGAAGATATATTTCATATGCTCCCAAAAGAATTAAACCCATGATTAAAGTAAAAAGAGCCCGATTCCCTGCAAATAAGGCTGCACCAAAAACAGCGACTAATACAATGGCAGTGGTTATGCGCTCTTTCATACTAAAGTCCTCCAAATCTACGATTTCGTTGATTGAAATCCTCTACACACGACTTAAACATTGGACGATCAAACTCTGGCCATTGAACATCTACAAAGAGAAGTTCCGCATACGCTAATTGCCACAATAAGTAATTCGAAAGTCGACGATCGCCTCCTGTACGAATTAAGAGATCAACAGGGGGTAATCCAAACGTATCTAAATACGATTCAAATACTGTTTCCGTAACAGTTTCAATACCTTCATCCACAATTGATTGGGCCGCCCGAACGATTTCATCACGTGAACCATAATTCAATGCGAAATTAAGAATTAATTTGTTATTATCTTTTGTGCGTTCAACCGCATTATCCATTACCTTACGCGTACGTGCAGGAATTTTCGTAAGATCACCAATTGTTCGGATCTTAATGCCCTTTTCCATCAATTCATTTAAAAACTTTTCAAAAAACACAGCCGGTAATTTCATCAGATAATCGATTTCTTTTTGAGGACGTTTCCAGTTTTCAGTCGAAAATGCATACAAAGTAATGACCTCAACACCCAAATCTAAGGCTTCCAAAGCAATATCACGTACATTCTCACTCCCGTAGTAGTGACCGAATGTACGCTCTTTTTTTTGCTTTGTTGCCCAACGTCCGTTGCCATCCATAATGATGGCCACATGTTTTAGGCTATTCATAATTAAATTGTCATGATTTCCTTAACTTTATCTTTTGAAATCGCATCAATTTTCTTTGTAATATCATCTGTAAGTTTTTGGACATCATCAAGAAGACGTTTTTCTTGATCTTCTGGAAGATCTTCAAGTTTCTTAATTTCATCATTTAAATCTCGACGAACATTACGTGCAGCTACTTTTGCATCTTCTGCTAAAGTACCAACTTGTTTTGAAACTTCTTTACGTGTTTCTTCAGTTAATTGAGGTACATT is part of the Erysipelothrix piscisicarius genome and harbors:
- the trhA gene encoding PAQR family membrane homeostasis protein TrhA, which codes for MTNENSMKHMIKLSFKEEVLNCVSHGIMALALLISLPYVSIHAYQDGGALLATGEAVFVISLFFMFLGSTLYHSMEYGSNHKYIFRFLDHSFIFVAIAGSYTPIALYAIGGTFGIVIVLIQWLMVVLGILYKALAKNAKPSITVGIYLVMGWTAVVLIPRLLENTTPLFLGLIVLGGVLYSIGAWFYMQKDKKYYHFIWHLFINLASLAHFIAIVFCMA
- a CDS encoding M50 family metallopeptidase, whose product is MQVLLNIFYFVLVMGLIVFIHELGHLMAAKAFGVYCNEFAIGMGPKVFEYKKENWETSFSIRALPLGGFVSMAGEPGEADFGVERERTIVGIKPWKRLIVMLAGIFMNLVLAFVIFTGLSMHLGTVDAPKPIVAGVAEGSPAEKAGLRVQDEITKLTFDDGKVVIPHDFNQLVTSIMVYEDHEVTITVMRDGQEVDTKLKPEFNKEEERYLIGVQAVSGEHRDLGFFESIMMGFTMLGTIIQQLGFVLSRLVHGVGLNAVGGPIGIYQVTSQISSQGFIFFLSLIAQLSVSLAVINLVPIPVMDGGRALLTLIEMIIRRPIPEKIENAIMSLGVAMIMALFVFIMFNDIRKLIG
- a CDS encoding phosphatidate cytidylyltransferase, with product MKERITTAIVLVAVFGAALFAGNRALFTLIMGLILLGAYEIYLLNKSRLKPVIVPIIIAFTITGGLIQADYLPSYTAVLIMTLFALTVFFEWFTFDNVSYMFILIMMLVLAVQAVSVVLNYDKFVFIYVLLATYLTDTFAYFGGMLFGKHKLIERISPKKTIEGAVIGYAMSAILSFIFGSVFILNYVPLNAVIAGSLIIPFIGQIGDLAFSSIKRHFDVKDFGYIFPGHGGVLDRVDSVIFALLTFNIILTIFV
- a CDS encoding isoprenyl transferase encodes the protein MNSLKHVAIIMDGNGRWATKQKKERTFGHYYGSENVRDIALEALDLGVEVITLYAFSTENWKRPQKEIDYLMKLPAVFFEKFLNELMEKGIKIRTIGDLTKIPARTRKVMDNAVERTKDNNKLILNFALNYGSRDEIVRAAQSIVDEGIETVTETVFESYLDTFGLPPVDLLIRTGGDRRLSNYLLWQLAYAELLFVDVQWPEFDRPMFKSCVEDFNQRNRRFGGL